A region of the Drosophila ananassae strain 14024-0371.13 chromosome XL, ASM1763931v2, whole genome shotgun sequence genome:
caatCAATTAAAATGGAATTACAAACACTATAACCTGGAGTAGAGGCAATTAATTTATCCCGCTATCACTCCATCACATTAGCTGGAATTGGCCAAAGTCCTGGCAGTCCTGCCCGACACTCCTTTTCGCTCAGTCATGAGACTTGTGGGACTCTGTCTGCTCTCCGCCTTGTGGCTCCTGGGAAACAGCCAGGACCAACGTACTGGCCAGGAGTTGCTCCTTGCCAAGCTGACCCCTCCCCAGGACGAGATGAAGGTCCAGGTCTTGGCCAAGGCCACTCACTATGTGGTCAAAAACTTCATTGCCAACAAGATCAACACGATGGTGATCAGGCAGGACTGTATGGAATGTCCTGATGAGTTACTTGACCGTCAAAGCACCATAGTGGACCATGTGCTGTCGAATCTGGCGCCGAATATCAGCGTGGTGCTCCACAGCGGCGATGACCAGGAGGAGACTTCCTGGGACTACACGCTCTTCGTGGTCAACTCCCAGCGAGAGTTCCTGTGAGGATACCGACAAGAAGGATGAGGATACCTGTAAGCCCCATAATTCATTCAACTTCTTTGATAGGTTTCTAAAAATCATCTTCCCGGACGAACTGGTGGAGCGGGAGTTCTATTTCGTGGTGGTGGTGACACAGTTCCAGTCTCCTGACACCGTCGAGGCAACCGTCGGCAAGATAATCGTGGCCAGCCTGCGGTTTCCGGTGATCaatgtggtggtggtggttcaGACCACCGATGGCACTGTCGTCTTGTACGCCTACTCGCTCTTCACAACAAACTGCACCATCGGCCTCACCCTCCTGGAGATCAATCAGTTCGATCCGGTCACCGGAGAGCCTCTCCAGCCCATGACCTATCTGTATCCTGTCCGACAGGGTCACCTGGGGAACTGTGTCCTCAATGTTACTGCCAACCACATGCCGCCGCACTTTATTTACGAAAAGTGGACCGAGGAGCGTAACTCTTATCCGGAAAACCAGGTGGTGGACCCCAAGGATGTCTCCGGCATTGACTGGGAGGTCCTGCAGCTGCTGTCCAAGGCCCTGAAGTTCAAAATTCAACTGCTGCTGCCCAGCGAGCCGAGCCAGATCTTCGGCGAGGGTAATGTCACAGGAAGCTTTGCGCAGGTAGGACCTATCTTTTGGGCAGTAAGGATATGTAGTAAGGATACACTTTCAGCTGGCCGACGGAAGTGCCCAGCTGGCAGTTGGTGGACTGAGCGGATCGGACAAGCGAAGGTGGCTCTTTTCCAAGTCCACGGTCTACTATCAGAGCCAGTTTGTGATGGTCGTTCGTCGGGATCGGTACTTGGGCCGCTTCGGACCCCTCATGCTGCCCTTTCGGGGCAAGGTGTGGACCATGATTATCCTGATTTACGCCACCGCCTTTGTGGCCACCTTCGCCCTGAGCTCACGTTTGCGATTGCGGTATTCCTTGGAGAATCTGTTTCTTGTAGGCATTCTTACCCTGACTATCCTGTTTTTAAATCACAGTTATATAACTTACCTTTCAGATGACTTTGGGGAATCCCATACCCATGCACAGGTTGCCAGGAACAGGATTCCTGCGGTATCTGGTGGCCAGCTGGCTGCTGCTCACCTTGGTCCTGCGGGGCGCCTATCAGGCCCGTCTCTTCGATGTCCTGCGCATGCAGCAGTACCGTCCCCTGCCCAAGGACGTCGCCGGCCTCATTGAAGACAACTACACTCTGGTCTCGAACGGCTACCACGACTTCTATCCGTTGCGGATGACCCGCCGGATGTCCGAGTCCTTCTCAGCCCGCTTCGACCGGGTCCAGCACGCCGCCCCTGGAGAGCGACTGACATCCATTGCGCTGGTCAGCAACCTGGCCTACTGGAACCACCGGCACCGCGACATAACCCGTCTGACCTTCGTCCCCCAGCCGATCTACACGTACCAGCTGGTCCTCTACTTCCCGCGTCGCTCCTTCCTCAAGCCGGCGGTGGACCGGAAGCTGAAGCAGCTCCTCGGCGCTGGGGTGATAGCCCAGATCGGGCGGAGGTACGTGAACTACCTCTGCGACAAGGACTTGGCCGGCAACCGGGAGCTCCTGCCGCGGATCACCAATAAGCTAATGGGCGGTGTCTACCGCATACACGCGTTGGTCATTTTTCTGGCCACCGTGGTCTTTGGCCTGGAAAGGATCTCCCACAGATGGAGCTGGTTGACGCGCTTAATGGAGTGGTTTCACAGGTATTGAAAGTGTTTCTTTCTAGGTTTTAGAGGTTTATTGAGTCTATTTTATGTGGAGTCTTCTGAAAGGACTctcaaatatatttaattttaacacATAATCTTTACTTTTAATTAACTGGAAACCTATCTTTTAACAAGTTCTCATGACAGTCCTAGAGCCTTTAATGGAATACCAGAATCATTTACTTTGAAAACAATGTGATTCCGCTCCTAAGCTGTATGTTTTTTTAGTGCGCTGCTGGTTGGCcttaaaaattgatttaagaCTTGTAATGCACACAGTGGTACTTGGACATTCCCTGGCCCTCTCTCGGAACCCGGACACTGGACACCCTAGACACCCCCGGGCACCACTCTCGGGCATGTGTGAGCGGCGGCAACTGGCCAACTTGCAACTGGCCGAGCGGCACGGAGCGACACTTGAGTTAAGCTGTGCAAACGTTTGCATAATCACGttccaatttaaattggtctatTTGCCGGGGGGAAAGGGGAGATCTGGGGATCTGGGAATCTGGGGGAGCTAAGGGAGTACTGCCACTCCCAACTCCCACTCCCACGAATCGGAAAAACTGGGAAAACTTTTATTAGCCGAGCTGAGCTGAGAGTTGTCTTGTTTGTGGAAtgaaaaaaattgttcaattCTGATTCGGTTTGTGACTCAGATTCTGGTTCAGATTTTAGTTGCCCCATTCATCCATCCATCCCTTCATCCAGCCATCCCttcatccatccatccatccacccATGTGTCTACATTTCAAATCACTATTTGTTGGCCCATTGAGTGCGTAAACAAAAGAATCAACAATGTCTAGCTGGGAGAGCCAAGAGGAGTTGTTTCAAGGGCTTATTACAAGTACCCGAAAGTATGcaatcatttattttaaacGAGTTTCGGGTATTATGtaatagaaaatattaaaaatatatgtatactaTATATGTTTCAATCTAAAAGTCTATAAACCATTTCAACTAAGTTTTACATTTAAAAGATGGACCAAAGATGGACCTATCTATATATTCcttatatatctatatatatccCAACTATAGAtccaaaattcaaaaattttaaaacacttttttaaaaattacacaactaatttataaattttttgattgtTTCTAAATAGATGACTAGAATCGAGAGGCCTTCTGGGGAATTTCATGGAACTACTTTTCATTTACGGGACATACTTGGACTGGATAACGTCTCGGGAGTGCCGGGAGTGTCCCGGGAATTCACGCATCCAGTCCAGTCCAGATTAGGGCCAGGTGTTGCACTTTTCGTCCTTGACAATCGGCTCTCCGCTCTCCCCGCCGTCGGTGGGCTGGCGCGGAGGAAAGACTCGCTTCCCGATGCCCGGATTGTCCTGGGTGTTGTGGAACTTCATCATCAGCATGTCCCAGTCGTAGATGAGTCCCGGGCGGAGATTGAGGCCCTGGCGGAGCATCCGGAACATGCGGCATATGGCTTCGTAGTCGGGACGGTCGTAGAAGCCCAGTCCGCGGCAGTAGTTTAGGTACATGGTGAACTCGCAAGGATAACCCTCGCAGAGCGCCTCCACCGACACGGAGATCTTCTTCTCATAGATCCGCTCGTACTTCTGTTGCTTGGTGGAGGCCTTCAGGCCCTGCCACGGCAGGCTGCCCCGGTTGAAGTACATCAGGACATAGCCGAGGGCCACCAGATCATCCCGCCGCGACGATTCGACGCCGGCATGGGCGCAAATGGAGGCGTACCGGGCCGTTCCCGTCAGACTGCGCTCCTCCCGGTAGGGGATGTGGACACCGGTAGTGATGTCCAGGTACTTCTTGGCCAGCCCGAAGTCGATCAGGTAGACCTGCTTGGACATCGTGCCGAGGCCCATCAGGAAGTTGTCCGGCTTGATGTCGCGGTGCAGGAATCCACGCGAATGGACGTACTCCACCCGGCGGAGCATCTGCTCGGACAGGAGCAGGACCGTCTTGATGGTGAAGGCCTTTTCGCAGAACTGGAACAGTCGCTCCAGCGACGGTCCCAATAGATCCATTACCATAGCCTGTATAAAGGatatatataggatatagtcaccTGATCCCTGGACCTTACCTGGTAGTGCGGCTCCTTGCAAAAATATCGAATCTGCGGCAGCCCAGGAGCTGGGCGTAGGGCGCGGTAGAGACGGCGCTCGTAGTTCAGCTGCGGATGCTTCACTTTCGTGCTCTCCACCTTGATCGCCACCCGCTCGCCATTATGGATATAGACCGCTAGATAGATGTCGCCGAAGGAGCCGCTTCCGATCTTACGGATCACTTTATAGCTGCCGATACGCACTTCGCGGCTGCGGGACGATCTGAGCCGTTCCATTTTGTGCCTTTGTTTCTGGTTTGAGTGCTGCTTCCGTTTCCGGTCTGAGTCCCACTTCCGTTGTATTCCGTTTCTCCTCTTCAGCGGCTTTAAGGTGCACGTTTGCTagattttcagtttttcattTGATCCGAACCGGGCGCAAGGAACTAAATAAATGAGTGATTTTGGGGCGAGGGAAGCAAAAGCCAACAGGTGGAAAGTGtagtgttttaaaaatatatgtgtttcaaaaaaaaaaaaacctactatgatttgttatttttaggCTTTTCTTAGTTCTTATCCTTTACATCCATTTATCTAAAAATTTAAGaccattttataaaaaatatgaaagcCAACTGGCATTGTTCTGATCGCTTCTCTAAACTGCATTGAAATTCAATATTTAACCACGACTCAAGCGGATCCTTTAAGAGTCCTTCGTGTGTCCTGTACGCGTCCTGCATTTgcatgtgtgtgagtgtatgggtATTTGTGCGTATCGATTATCCTGGCAGACGGCGACATCCGCAGACGGAGacagaaactgaaacagagacagaggcggaggcggagacGGAGGCGCAAAAGGATACCCAAGGATGTGAAAGGGGCCAGGACTGGCAGGGGGACGATTAAAGTGGGAGTCAAGTGGTGGCGAGGACGGATCAACTAGCCAGTAATAATGTCTTTCgctgacatttgacattttggcTATATATCACTCACATTGTGACAACTGGCAACTTGGCATTCAAATATAGCCACCAGGACACTCTCCCGCTATCTCGCTCTTGCTCACTCATTCACTGTCGTTAGTAGGATGTTTAAGGACAATAAATTTGTGGGCCTGTGCGTCCTGAAAATGTTTGGCAGTAGCCTTACTGGCTGGCTGCCTCGCTGCCCGGCTGCCCAGTTTGCCTGCAAATCCAATGACAAGACGGAAGCGACATATTTGAACGGGAATGAAGCGGGATTTTGAGGCTGCAACAGGACATTATCCATCGTTGCCACAGAGAGAATAATTGTTTTCAATTTCGGCCCAAAATATAACTCACAACATGTCAAACTTCATGTCTATAGCTTTAATAGTCTGGGAGATATAGTGTTTTTTGTCAGATTGGGGGACAATCGGACACAAGGACATGCTTGAAAGTGCCACCCAGAAGccatttctctcagtgccatGTCAGAAAGTGGAGTTCGAGGTGGAAATGTAGATGGAGCCTAACGTTTACATCATAACATGGTCGCCTGATGGATAGACAGATAGCCGGGCATTAGCATTAGTGGCCAGGACAATGGGCCCAccacgatgatgatgatgattccGAGGACTCCTCGGCGACAGCAGCTCCTGAAGTGAGCCAACTCCTGATACTGATTCGGATGCGGATCCCGCTTCGGATTTGGATTCAGATTTGGATACCGATTCGggttcagattcagattcagattcagagaCGGTTTTTCGGGAGGGCGTGGCCCTTGGGCTGAGACTGAGGCTGAAACATGCGGGTAAATTATCTTTTCATTTCCATCAACGTCGCGTCGTCGTTGTCCCGGGTTGTCCTGGTTGTCCCCGTCTGTCCTTGTTGTCTGGATTGCCGTTGTCCTTCCCATGTCCTCGTGGCAATTGCCGGCAGCCCTTACTCCTCACACGCACTGCCACGTGAGAAATGAGGATGTTGTTGCTTTAATTAAGCCAGGAAATGAGGACTAAAGGATTATTGAAGGACTTAAATGTTTCGTAAGATtcatttaaatcatttaaattgatttgataGGAAAGATATGTTTTAGAAAACAAATTATGAGAGACACTTGTGGTTAAATTGGGAAATAGTTCTTCTTTTAGGACTAATGAAGTACTAAGAATGGGTAACAGGTtccattaatttattaattttattatggTATTATTTTCTAAGGAAAAACGCTCTAAAATATGGTGAAATATTAATCGAATCTATCGAAAAGTGGTCAGAAGCTAAAACTCTAATATGCGGCTTTAAGGTGGcttttttatttcgttttttgtacCAGTTTTTTCagaaaacatataaaaatatataaaacccTCACACTCTCAAATTGATTTTAGATTTATATTGAAATCACTCTCAAAAAAGAGATAATTGTTTATCGAAACATATTACAATCGATATCTATTCTATCTGTCGTTTTAAAAGAACGATCTACATATACTTTCATGATTTAgatgtttatttttcatattaaCCCACTTATAAGCCCTTAATTTCGTTAAAATCTTTTTGTAGAAAACAACCACTAAGAAGTAGTCTCTAAAAAGCTGTCATGTGATATGATATAGCTCCCCATTAGCTCCCAAACAATACTCCATCAAAGTGATAAGGGAGATGGCTTATTATCCAATTGAAAATTCATCGTATCACTTAGCAGCTGGCCACAAAGAACTTTGAAAACACTGCTGGCCCAGTGAGTGTGTTATCCTTGTTATCCTTTCTGCCCGAGCAAGTACCAGGTACAGTTCAGGGGGGTCCACCTGCCCAGGTGTGTAAATGAGCATTAATGAATATGAAAGTTATCCCATTCGCTGCCCAGAAGTTACCAACGTGACGAAAACAAACGTGACAGAAAAGTTCGAGAGGACCGACAATTGCACATAGTTAGCTCAGTTAGTCCCAGAAAGAGACGGACTGCACTCTTTGAGAAAGAGATAGGGATGGTGGAAGGGTAAAGGATGGAAGGACGAAAGAAGTCCGCTGAAGTTGGATGAACAACAAACAGCAAAATATAAATGACTTTAATAGCTCATCAATGATTCAGGCGGAAATCCGGGCTGTCCAAGTGCAGTCGGTTTATTGGATACCGGAAGGGCATTATGTTGCTTCTTtctctcttttcttttttttttttgtattgctcTCTTTCTATTCGAGCCGGGCCATATCTTTCTGGCCTTTGTCTATTTGTATTGCTGGCTTctgtttgtatttgtttgaTTCTGCTGAGTGGAGTAGTCTGTCTGACGGGGCTGACTTTCTGGGGGCTGGGGGCCTACTGTCTGCTTAGCTGCAATGATTTTCACGCTGCCTCCGAAAAGTATGCAGCAAAATTTGCATATTGTTTTGCTCCTGCATCCTGTCCCCCAAGTCCTTACCCCTCACAACTCCAGCAATTTGTTTCGCTCCTTTTCGAAAAGTACTCTGAAAAAAACTATATTAAAAAGTATATAATTTCATGGAGTTCTTGTTAGGTTATcctttgaatatttaatattttattttaaaatttctatttcaCTTTAGATTCACCCCCTTTTTTGATCAGTGTATAATGGCATATGTACCCCGATTTGCATTTGTGCGAGTGTTCAAGTGAACTCTCACTTCAATTGCTTCCCCTTTTACACCTGTCCATGgccatgtccatgtccatgCCCTGCCCATGTCCTTGTCGATGTGGATGTCCTTTGGCATCATTATTATCATCATTATAGATGGCACATGGCCAGTTTCCCCATTGGCCATGTGACAGTAGCCGCTTGGCTTTGTGTCTCATTTATTATGCAAATCCGAGCCAGGGGTCGTCAGAGGGTTAAATTCGGCCAAAGGACTCTGCAGTCCCTCTACTCCTTATTCCTTATTGTTGATTTCAAGCCAAGTTGCAAGTGCAATTTCCATAATCATCGGGTCTTCATACCATTTAACCGAAAACAATAATGCTTATCGCATATTAATGTTAACAACACGAAgcgacaaaaataaatattacaaatCACACGCAATTCGAAATAAATTTATTGGCCACTGactgaaaaaataataataataaaaagtaaatataatttcaatttttattcccGCGCCTCCTCGTTAATCAATTACGTGCTTTAATTGAAATCGCCAAAGTCAATATCGAAAATCAAgtaaaaccaaaaccaaaaactgaaactgaaactgaaacagaaacagaaatataatatatatataattgtGGGGGGCTTGTGTCGCGAATGAATCTGTTTATTTATCTATGAATTTAAAAGCGGCAAGACGAGCGTCCATTCCACATTTCTGATTTCAGTATTCACATTTCACATTTCAGAattcattttcgtttttatttccaGCATCGGCCAATGGCTGTTTGCCGACGAATTGCTTTTCAATTAACTCTAAGCCGTAAAAACATAATTGAAATGCCCGCGAAATGCTCGTTCTCctgattttgaaaatttccttTGCTTATTTAGGGAATCGAAATGAAGTTACACTCCTTTctgatattttatttgtgttttaaatattttttatatttttattaactaAAAATAACTAAGCAAAAAGTCACAAAAAGTAATGAGACATTACATGTTTTAGGTTAAAAAATTCTAACTAAATGATCTCTGCCTTTTTTTCTGCCTGGAGGCCAGAGACTAGGCTTTGCTGGGAGGCTGTTGAGGTCTCGCAGGACCTCCCAGGACCTCCTCTCCTGCATCTGGCAGAGGCCACCCATCGGAATTATCTGAAAACCGAACTGAACTCAACTCGGCCGCCTGTCGTCTGCGGCTGTAAATGAAGttgtgttttaattaaaattccagACTTTATTTCTGTAATTATATTAACTCGCTGTTCGAATTCGCAGGGCCTCCTACCAACCCCCCCCTTTGTTTTTGCTCGATCGATCTACGGGAGGCTGGGGCCAAAATGAGGGGGGCGTGGCAATAAGGAAAAGATAAAACCATTAACGGTAAAGTGGAGAAATGTGGAAAACGTGGCAACGGCATGCGGGGAACGTTCGGCTCCCTGCTTGGTCCTTGGTTCTTGGTCGCTGGTCCTCGGTACTTGTCTTCCAGCTTCCAGGTCCTGACTATCCTGAGAGTGTATCCTGCATATCCTGCTGTGTCGTCATTGGCATTGgcatcttcttcttcttcttcttcgccGAGGGTCAGGTCCTGTAGTGTCCTTTCCACTGCCGCCTGCTGCCCAGCGTCCTTGCCCTGCCATCGTCCTGCCAGTCCTGCCAGCTGCCCAGGACTGCAAATGGtgttaaaattaatttaattgaatgtgaaatgaaatttgttttgaCACACACCAACACTAGCACTCACACACTCTCCACCACCACTCGCAACCGCCCCTTTTCCCGCCCACTGGGTGCTCTGCCCACCACCCACTACCCTTACTCTCCCCCCCCACAAGGACACGGCACTCGGCAGCGCCTTGGGGGTGCACTGAGAAATGTGTTTAATAGGATATtcttatgaaatatatattttttttttaattatattattgacaatttatattttatattattttttacttaaataAATACTAAGCAACTTGAAGAATATGTAAGATAGTCCTTAAAGCAAGTATCTATAGTAGAAGAGGAGGTATGCCTTGTTGGTCATATAGCTCTTGCTTTCAAAATCCTACCTCTAATAATACCAAAAATCATTACTTTCAAGATGAATATAGATGAGATCTTAAAAAACCAATAATAAATACCTATACCTTTCAAAATAACATGAAACTAAAGCCAAAAAAACAGTACTTATATAACTCTTTATAACTTCTAATTTTTTCTCCGTATATCCCTTCAAGTCATCCGTGAATTGTGGTGGATTCCTTTCGCCGATGGACCCATTGTTTTCCTATCGCtccgccatcgccatcgccatcgccgcaTTGTCGCACAATACAAATGCCGCCGCTGCATTCTGAGGGATTGTGTCCGCCGTAGGAATGCCAAGCCTTGCATAAGTGCTGGCTTATTGGGTGGCTCCCAGGGGGAGGTCCTGAGGAAGCCGGAATTCCCGGATTCCATTGACTATTGGCCACTGGACTCGAAGCCAACAAATTACTATTGACCAGAACGGGGCGCTTTCTAAAAAGTCAagtttatttaagaaaatgtTGCTTTAAAGGTGTAGATATTCTTTATAGTTTCTATTCCTACGATATTgtagtatatatattattttatttatgttttatatGCTATAGTATCTATAGGTGGCATAGTATAttctatattataatatatctTTTGCCTTCTACCTCTGCTCataatttcttgtttttagtGGTTTTCCAATGCATtctttcaatttctttgataAAATAACTAACTTACGAAAAGTTTAATTACTACTTTAGTTTTCGCTTTTCTGTAGTACCGGGTatgatatattaaaaaatccTCCATAGATCTGCTCTTCAGATATACTTCATGGATTGgattgtatttgttttatatttaaaagaaactaCCTAAAGAACCTATACCTGAATCTATCAACCTATAATTTTGGATAATTTTCCGCAGCTACCCCTAGGaatgcctgtgtgtgtgtgttggtctatctatatgtgtatatatgtataggtGTATGCGTATAACACCATATCGTGTCGGTGGCCTAATCAAAAACAGAAGCTTCGAAAGCCGCAAATTTCGGCCAACGGATGCTGTCAAGTGCatgtgtgtttgtatttgtaCTTGCGTTTGTGTGTTGGTGTCTTTCATGTCTGTCTGAGTGTGTCTGTATATATGAGTGTTAGTGTATGGATATGAGGGTGCACGTCCATTTTGTGGCCGCACACGTTGCGTATGCGTAACGCATTTCTATTTCCATCGGAAGCAGCAACGGCAGCAGCGTTGAAACAACTAAAAGctaaaaatttttgttaaaatttgctaaatttgcattttttgacgtttttGCGGCCAGAGCCAATGCCTATGCCCCGTCTGACACAcaccccccctccccccatCACCTCCTATCACCCTATCCCCCTGGCCACTCCTGTCACTACATCAGTGTTCGTCTGTTTGTGTtgcaaatataatttttaatttaaatgcaaatttttgGAAATCATTTTCGAAGCATTATGTGCCCATATTGATACGCAAATTGCTGTcagcacacgcacacacacacacacatctcCGTTCATGTATCGGGCATAGACACAGACATAGACACACTctctcccacacacacatgcagaTTTAATAACGCATTCGCGTCAGTCAACCGCTGGCACAAGCCGCACATCCAACAGCAGTTTTGGGAAAGCGGGAAACATTAGATGCGATTCGTAGGGGTAGGGAGAGCAGGGGAGAGGAGAAGTAGGGGAAAGGGCTGGTGGGGGTGGTGCACTCTGGCGGTGGTATGTAGTTTCAACAAGGAAAAGGGAGCACCCCCTT
Encoded here:
- the LOC6502264 gene encoding uncharacterized protein LOC6502264, whose product is MRLVGLCLLSALWLLGNSQDQRTGQELLLAKLTPPQDEMKVQVLAKATHYVVKNFIANKINTMVIRQDCMECPDELLDRQSTIVDHVLSNLAPNISVVLHSGDDQEETSWDYTLFVVNSQREFLFLKIIFPDELVEREFYFVVVVTQFQSPDTVEATVGKIIVASLRFPVINVVVVVQTTDGTVVLYAYSLFTTNCTIGLTLLEINQFDPVTGEPLQPMTYLYPVRQGHLGNCVLNVTANHMPPHFIYEKWTEERNSYPENQVVDPKDVSGIDWEVLQLLSKALKFKIQLLLPSEPSQIFGEGNVTGSFAQLADGSAQLAVGGLSGSDKRRWLFSKSTVYYQSQFVMVVRRDRYLGRFGPLMLPFRGKVWTMIILIYATAFVATFALSSRLRLRYSLENLFLMTLGNPIPMHRLPGTGFLRYLVASWLLLTLVLRGAYQARLFDVLRMQQYRPLPKDVAGLIEDNYTLVSNGYHDFYPLRMTRRMSESFSARFDRVQHAAPGERLTSIALVSNLAYWNHRHRDITRLTFVPQPIYTYQLVLYFPRRSFLKPAVDRKLKQLLGAGVIAQIGRRYVNYLCDKDLAGNRELLPRITNKLMGGVYRIHALVIFLATVVFGLERISHRWSWLTRLMEWFHRY
- the LOC6502151 gene encoding casein kinase I, with product MERLRSSRSREVRIGSYKVIRKIGSGSFGDIYLAVYIHNGERVAIKVESTKVKHPQLNYERRLYRALRPAPGLPQIRYFCKEPHYQAMVMDLLGPSLERLFQFCEKAFTIKTVLLLSEQMLRRVEYVHSRGFLHRDIKPDNFLMGLGTMSKQVYLIDFGLAKKYLDITTGVHIPYREERSLTGTARYASICAHAGVESSRRDDLVALGYVLMYFNRGSLPWQGLKASTKQQKYERIYEKKISVSVEALCEGYPCEFTMYLNYCRGLGFYDRPDYEAICRMFRMLRQGLNLRPGLIYDWDMLMMKFHNTQDNPGIGKRVFPPRQPTDGGESGEPIVKDEKCNTWP